Proteins encoded together in one Bacteroides ovatus window:
- a CDS encoding sensor histidine kinase: MKRFEFKVALHILIIFLLSIGSCLLYQRQLWFSTTVCILFLIGAGMHLYRIQFKQITLLRRLTDGLRYNDMTQNLHPPFKNKMMDEWAQELSNALKDFRGKLLAEEVKHQYYESLLNKVDTVVLVTDASGHIEWMNQAAVAHLGQISQLPDVLQEASISNDMSMIRIEQNGIVLEMAISCTTFATQGKKQRLISLKNIHSVLERNEMEAWQKLIRVLTHEIMNSITPIISLSETLSERGIPESLGEKEYSAMLQAMQTIHRRSKGLLGFVENYRRLTRIPIPVRTKVSVAELFMDLKKLFPEEYIHFEMPASDLFLYVDRAQIEQVLINLLKNARETCERKIDKEIQIKFFSKDNPTLTISDNGEGILTDVLDKIFVPFFTTKTSGSGIGLSLCKQIMTLHDGSINVKSEIGKGSCFILTFPK, translated from the coding sequence ATGAAACGATTTGAGTTCAAAGTAGCATTGCACATCTTAATTATTTTTCTGCTTTCTATCGGCAGTTGTCTGCTGTATCAAAGACAGTTATGGTTCAGCACTACCGTCTGTATTCTCTTTTTGATAGGTGCCGGTATGCATCTCTACCGAATACAGTTCAAGCAAATCACCTTGTTACGACGATTGACGGATGGACTTCGCTACAACGATATGACGCAGAATCTTCATCCGCCTTTCAAAAATAAGATGATGGATGAGTGGGCACAGGAGCTTTCTAATGCATTGAAGGACTTTCGGGGAAAGTTATTGGCAGAGGAAGTCAAGCATCAGTATTACGAGAGTTTATTAAATAAAGTAGATACTGTCGTACTCGTAACCGATGCTTCCGGGCACATTGAATGGATGAATCAGGCTGCAGTGGCCCATCTGGGGCAAATATCACAACTACCGGACGTACTTCAGGAGGCTTCTATCAGCAATGATATGTCCATGATCCGCATCGAGCAGAATGGTATCGTTCTGGAAATGGCTATTTCCTGCACCACATTTGCTACACAGGGGAAGAAACAGCGGTTAATCAGTCTGAAGAATATTCATTCTGTACTGGAACGTAATGAAATGGAGGCCTGGCAAAAGCTGATTCGTGTATTAACACACGAAATCATGAACTCCATCACTCCTATTATTTCTCTTTCGGAAACGTTAAGTGAAAGGGGAATCCCCGAATCACTCGGAGAAAAGGAGTATTCTGCTATGTTGCAAGCTATGCAGACTATTCACAGAAGAAGTAAGGGATTACTAGGATTTGTGGAGAATTACCGGCGACTGACACGAATTCCGATACCTGTCCGTACTAAAGTATCTGTTGCAGAATTGTTTATGGACTTAAAGAAATTATTCCCGGAAGAGTATATTCATTTCGAAATGCCTGCATCTGATTTATTTTTATATGTAGACCGGGCACAGATAGAGCAAGTGCTTATCAACTTGTTAAAAAACGCCCGCGAAACATGCGAGCGAAAAATAGATAAAGAGATACAGATAAAGTTTTTCTCTAAAGACAACCCGACATTAACAATATCTGATAATGGCGAGGGAATTCTAACAGATGTTTTGGACAAGATTTTCGTTCCTTTCTTCACCACCAAAACATCCGGTTCGGGCATCGGATTGAGCCTGTGCAAACAGATCATGACTTTGCATGACGGAAGTATTAACGTAAAATCAGAAATAGGGAAAGGAAGCTGTTTTATTCTTACTTTCCCTAAATGA
- a CDS encoding sigma-54-dependent transcriptional regulator has protein sequence MEEVNKLGKILIVDDNEDVLFALNLLLEPYTEKIKVATTPDRIEHFMTTFHPDLILLDMNFSRDAISGQEGFESLKQILQLDPQAIVIFMTAYADTDKAVRAIKAGATDFIPKPWEKDKLLATLTSGMRLRQSQQEVNMLKEQVEILSGQNASENDIIGESPAMQEVFATINKLSNTDANILILGENGTGKDVIARLLYRCSPRYGKPFVTIDLGSIPEQLFESELFGFEKGAFTDAKKSKAGRMEVATNGTLFLDEIGNLSLPMQSKLLTAIEKRQISRLGSTQTIPIDVRLICATNADIRQMVEDGNFRQDLLYRINTIEIHIPPLRERGNDIILLAEHFLNHYARKYKKEMHGLTREAKNKLLKYAWPGNVRELQHTIERAVILGDGSMLKPENFLFHATPKQKKDEEMVLNLEQLERQAIEKALRISDGNISRAAEYLGITRFALYRKLEKLGL, from the coding sequence ATGGAAGAAGTCAACAAATTAGGAAAGATACTCATAGTAGATGATAACGAGGACGTGCTCTTTGCCCTCAACCTCCTACTGGAACCGTATACGGAGAAAATAAAGGTGGCTACTACCCCCGATCGGATCGAGCATTTCATGACCACCTTTCATCCCGATCTTATCTTATTGGACATGAATTTCAGCCGGGATGCCATCAGCGGACAAGAGGGATTTGAAAGTCTGAAGCAGATATTGCAGCTTGACCCACAAGCTATTGTTATTTTTATGACTGCCTATGCGGATACGGACAAGGCCGTCCGGGCCATCAAAGCCGGTGCTACCGATTTTATTCCCAAGCCTTGGGAAAAGGATAAATTGCTGGCTACGCTTACTTCGGGTATGCGACTGCGTCAGTCACAGCAGGAAGTCAACATGCTGAAAGAGCAAGTAGAAATTCTTAGCGGGCAAAATGCTTCGGAAAATGATATTATTGGAGAGTCACCGGCCATGCAGGAAGTGTTTGCCACGATAAATAAACTAAGTAATACGGATGCCAATATACTGATTCTCGGAGAAAACGGTACGGGAAAGGATGTGATTGCCCGACTATTATATCGTTGTTCTCCACGATACGGCAAACCTTTTGTCACGATTGACCTGGGAAGTATACCCGAACAATTGTTTGAGAGTGAACTGTTCGGTTTCGAAAAAGGCGCTTTCACCGATGCCAAGAAATCAAAAGCGGGACGAATGGAAGTGGCGACCAACGGGACTTTGTTTTTGGATGAAATTGGCAATCTTTCACTTCCTATGCAGTCTAAATTACTGACTGCTATCGAAAAAAGGCAAATCAGTCGTTTGGGAAGTACGCAAACCATTCCCATCGACGTCCGTTTAATATGTGCCACCAATGCTGATATCCGTCAGATGGTGGAAGACGGGAATTTCCGTCAGGACTTATTATATCGTATCAACACGATTGAAATACATATACCTCCACTCCGTGAACGCGGCAATGACATCATCCTGCTTGCCGAACACTTTCTGAACCATTATGCCCGCAAATATAAAAAAGAAATGCACGGACTGACACGGGAAGCCAAAAACAAACTGCTGAAATATGCATGGCCTGGAAATGTGAGAGAACTTCAACATACGATAGAACGTGCTGTAATCTTGGGAGACGGCTCCATGCTAAAACCTGAAAACTTCCTTTTTCATGCGACACCTAAACAGAAAAAGGACGAAGAAATGGTACTGAATCTCGAACAACTGGAACGGCAGGCCATTGAGAAAGCGCTCCGGATCAGCGACGGAAACATCTCCCGTGCTGCCGAATATTTAGGGATTACCCGTTTTGCATTGTATCGCAAACTTGAAAAATTAGGCTTATGA
- a CDS encoding TolC family protein, whose amino-acid sequence MNLKLIFISLGLLLTELLTAQDQTTELSLKQVIEIARMESPDAQTARHSFRSAYWNYKYYRANYLPSLSLTSDPNLNRAINKITMGDGSVKFVEQNLLNTDLTLNLSQNLSWTGGSFFLETSAQRMDLFSEHKYSWQTSPIMIGYRQSLFGYNSLKWDRRIEPVRYQEAKKSYVETLELVSANAINKFFALATAQSDYDIASFNYANADTLYRYAQGRYNIGTITENEMLQLELNRLTEETNRMNALIEMDNCMQELRSYLGIHEDRELRVLVSPQIPDFSVNLNEALALAYENSPDIQTMERRKLESESAVAKARANAGLKADIYLRFGLTQTADKLPDAYRNLLDQQYVSIGISLPILDWGRGKGQVRVARSNRDLVYTQVEQSRTDFELNVRKLVKQFNLQTQRVRIAARTDETAQRRSEVARKLYLLGKSTILDLNASISEKDSARRNYISALYNYWSLYYTLRSMTLYDFERNTILTEDYHLLIE is encoded by the coding sequence ATGAATCTGAAATTAATCTTCATATCTCTCGGACTATTGTTGACAGAACTATTGACTGCTCAAGATCAAACCACAGAGCTGTCATTGAAGCAAGTCATAGAGATTGCCCGTATGGAATCTCCCGATGCACAGACGGCACGCCACAGTTTCCGTTCTGCGTATTGGAACTATAAATATTATCGTGCCAATTATCTGCCGTCTTTAAGCCTGACATCCGATCCGAATCTGAACCGTGCCATTAACAAGATAACGATGGGAGACGGTTCGGTAAAGTTTGTCGAACAAAATCTATTGAATACAGATTTAACCCTGAATCTTTCACAGAACTTATCCTGGACCGGTGGCTCTTTCTTTCTCGAAACCTCCGCTCAACGCATGGATCTGTTCAGCGAACATAAATACTCATGGCAGACTTCCCCCATAATGATCGGTTATCGCCAGTCTCTTTTTGGCTACAATAGTTTGAAATGGGATAGACGGATAGAGCCCGTGCGCTATCAGGAGGCAAAGAAAAGCTACGTAGAGACGCTTGAACTCGTATCAGCCAATGCGATTAATAAATTCTTTGCCTTGGCCACCGCCCAGAGCGATTACGATATTGCTTCCTTTAATTACGCCAATGCCGATACACTTTACCGTTATGCGCAAGGCCGCTATAACATAGGTACCATCACAGAAAATGAAATGCTGCAACTGGAACTTAACCGTTTGACGGAAGAGACAAACCGCATGAATGCCCTTATTGAAATGGATAATTGTATGCAGGAACTCCGTTCCTATCTTGGTATTCACGAAGATCGGGAATTACGTGTCCTTGTCAGTCCTCAAATTCCGGATTTCAGTGTGAACCTGAATGAAGCACTGGCACTGGCTTACGAAAACAGTCCGGATATACAGACGATGGAAAGGCGGAAACTGGAAAGTGAGAGTGCTGTGGCGAAAGCCCGCGCCAATGCCGGCCTGAAAGCAGATATCTATCTCCGTTTCGGATTGACGCAGACTGCTGACAAACTGCCCGACGCTTATCGAAATTTGTTGGACCAGCAATACGTAAGTATCGGCATTTCTCTTCCTATCCTAGACTGGGGACGTGGAAAAGGACAGGTGCGAGTAGCCCGTTCCAATCGTGATCTGGTTTACACACAAGTCGAACAGAGCCGGACGGACTTTGAACTGAACGTTCGTAAACTCGTCAAACAATTCAATCTGCAAACGCAACGTGTCCGGATCGCTGCCCGCACGGATGAGACAGCCCAACGAAGAAGTGAAGTGGCCCGCAAACTCTATCTATTAGGTAAATCTACCATTCTTGACTTGAATGCTTCCATTTCAGAGAAAGATAGTGCCCGCCGTAACTATATTTCGGCTTTATATAATTATTGGAGTTTATATTATACACTCCGTAGCATGACACTATATGATTTTGAGCGAAATACGATACTGACAGAAGACTACCATCTTCTGATTGAATAG
- a CDS encoding ABC transporter permease, producing MKTLYYAIRFLLRTKSYTIINLLGLAFSLACCIILLRYIHRELTVDTHCIDRNQVYGVQTTFEGNRVLSVAEIGSRDSVYIDNSGIVTRSRIVLLENDYLTYQSNRIPVQAMAADSAYFELFPYRVLQGSVSLEDPASVLLMEGFAKKLFGKENPIGKILTYSNGKEIRVTGILEEPINKRMFNFDLVLSSKLSSLWERMPLDFIRFTSETEVMKANKAGSYPRFINQDARSGDSRKYTFSLVPISDMYWDRALIGRSGPDMLVSGNRSQLFILGGICLLILLAGVMNFINLYLVLMVKRGKVYSLRKVFGADRKALFKQIFIENFLLIAASMIVAWLIVEVTNIPVSSMFGSQLMYTAFDGILSFSILLFLPLLVSIYAFVQCQRSLLAVSIRKVGTDNHSVRSRMIFLFLQYMITFLLVVLSIYFSKQLNFMLHTDPGFRVESVIQANLIYESRDFAVYTMETIKQRQERITEIDQLMKSCPDIQYWTTGHSSILGDYYSTNFQSVKGETVALLQSYVTPDFFKVFNLAFVDGSLPEMDEDSRNRVAVVNRAALKALGYTQCEGAMLVDEMMKRNVPDFPAQPIVAVIDDYYDGHISTGVHPMVFMVGSQLDGDLYQIYCHSGKEQAVIDYLKSIQKKVYGTEDFKYSLLKDDVAELYKNDRQIASVYALFACIAIVIVCLGLFGISLFDIRQRSHEVAIRKVNGASLKDLYLLLGRKYLVILGGAFAVALPLSWYLIYEYTKDFVVKAPIGIGIFLIALLLVGGISLGTLFWQINKIAHIDPAKIIKTE from the coding sequence ATGAAAACATTGTACTATGCGATACGCTTTTTGTTGCGTACAAAATCATATACTATTATTAATTTGCTCGGGTTAGCCTTTAGTTTAGCTTGTTGCATTATTTTGCTTCGTTATATTCATCGTGAGCTTACAGTAGACACACATTGCATTGATCGTAATCAAGTGTATGGTGTACAGACAACGTTTGAAGGAAATCGGGTATTAAGTGTGGCTGAAATAGGGAGCCGGGATAGTGTTTACATTGATAATAGTGGCATAGTGACGCGTTCACGCATCGTGTTGCTCGAAAATGATTATTTGACCTATCAGTCAAATCGTATTCCTGTTCAAGCTATGGCAGCAGATAGTGCTTATTTTGAACTTTTCCCTTACCGTGTGTTACAAGGTTCAGTGTCCTTGGAAGATCCGGCGTCAGTTTTGTTAATGGAGGGTTTTGCTAAAAAACTTTTCGGCAAAGAAAATCCTATTGGCAAGATTCTCACTTATTCGAATGGAAAGGAGATTAGGGTGACAGGCATATTAGAGGAACCAATTAATAAGCGGATGTTTAATTTTGACTTGGTCCTCTCTTCAAAACTATCATCATTATGGGAGCGTATGCCTTTGGATTTTATCCGTTTCACTTCAGAAACGGAAGTAATGAAAGCCAATAAGGCCGGGAGTTATCCCCGGTTTATCAATCAGGATGCTCGTAGCGGGGATAGTCGGAAATACACTTTCTCTCTAGTTCCTATAAGTGATATGTATTGGGATCGGGCTTTAATTGGTCGATCCGGACCAGATATGCTAGTTAGCGGAAACCGTTCCCAACTATTTATTTTAGGAGGAATTTGCCTGTTGATATTACTTGCAGGTGTGATGAATTTCATCAATCTTTATCTGGTATTGATGGTGAAACGAGGTAAGGTGTATAGCTTGCGGAAAGTTTTTGGAGCTGATAGAAAAGCGTTGTTTAAGCAAATATTCATAGAAAACTTTTTATTGATCGCTGCTTCCATGATAGTAGCCTGGCTCATTGTAGAGGTGACAAATATTCCTGTATCATCTATGTTTGGCAGTCAGCTGATGTATACTGCATTTGATGGGATATTATCATTCTCTATTTTGTTGTTTTTGCCTCTGTTAGTATCTATTTATGCGTTTGTGCAGTGCCAACGTTCTTTGTTGGCTGTTTCAATCCGGAAGGTAGGTACAGATAACCATTCGGTTCGTTCACGTATGATCTTTCTTTTTCTGCAATATATGATTACTTTCCTGTTAGTGGTATTATCAATCTATTTCAGCAAGCAACTGAATTTTATGTTACATACCGATCCTGGTTTTCGTGTAGAGTCTGTAATTCAAGCAAACTTGATATATGAATCACGAGATTTCGCAGTTTACACTATGGAGACTATCAAACAACGGCAAGAGAGGATTACTGAAATAGACCAACTCATGAAGAGTTGTCCGGATATTCAGTATTGGACGACGGGACATTCATCTATTTTGGGAGACTATTATTCTACAAACTTTCAAAGTGTAAAAGGAGAAACAGTTGCGTTGTTGCAATCTTATGTTACTCCTGATTTCTTTAAAGTTTTCAATCTTGCGTTTGTGGATGGAAGTCTGCCGGAAATGGATGAAGACTCAAGAAATAGAGTGGCCGTTGTAAATCGTGCGGCATTGAAAGCCTTAGGATATACGCAATGTGAGGGAGCTATGCTGGTTGATGAAATGATGAAAAGAAACGTCCCGGATTTTCCGGCTCAACCTATTGTTGCTGTAATAGACGATTATTATGACGGACATATTAGTACAGGTGTCCATCCGATGGTCTTTATGGTTGGTAGTCAATTAGACGGTGATTTATATCAGATATATTGCCACTCCGGCAAAGAACAGGCAGTTATTGACTATTTGAAAAGCATTCAAAAGAAAGTGTATGGTACAGAGGATTTTAAATATTCTTTGTTGAAGGACGATGTGGCTGAACTTTATAAAAATGATCGCCAGATAGCTTCTGTTTATGCTCTTTTCGCTTGTATAGCTATTGTAATAGTTTGTCTTGGCTTGTTTGGTATTTCATTATTTGACATTAGGCAGCGTTCCCATGAGGTTGCAATTCGCAAAGTGAATGGAGCATCACTGAAAGATTTATATCTTTTACTAGGACGCAAGTATCTTGTCATATTAGGTGGGGCTTTTGCAGTAGCTCTTCCATTATCCTGGTATCTGATATATGAATACACAAAGGATTTTGTAGTGAAAGCTCCTATAGGTATAGGAATCTTTTTGATAGCTTTGTTATTGGTTGGTGGTATTTCTTTAGGGACTCTATTCTGGCAAATAAACAAGATTGCGCATATTGATCCTGCTAAAATTATAAAAACTGAATGA
- a CDS encoding tRNA1(Val) (adenine(37)-N6)-methyltransferase, protein MSNPYFQFKQFTVWHDKCAMKVGTDGVLLGAWTSVESAHRILDIGTGTGLVALMLAQRSLPDANIVALEIDEAAVGQARENVIRSPWKERVEVVQADFRKYRSSDKFDVIVSNPPYFVDSLECPDRQRTAARHNNSLSYEDLLEGVSGLLTENGFFTVVIPADVAERVKKIASIKKLYAVRQLNVITKPGGIPKRVLITFSFSNQECIVEELLTELARHQYSEEYMTLTRDYYLNM, encoded by the coding sequence ATGTCGAATCCTTATTTTCAATTTAAGCAATTTACGGTATGGCATGATAAATGTGCCATGAAAGTCGGTACGGATGGGGTGCTTCTGGGAGCTTGGACTTCCGTTGAAAGTGCGCACCGGATTTTGGACATTGGGACGGGAACAGGGTTGGTAGCTTTAATGTTGGCGCAACGCAGTTTGCCGGATGCAAATATTGTAGCGTTGGAAATAGATGAAGCGGCTGTCGGGCAAGCCAGGGAAAATGTTATTCGTTCGCCCTGGAAGGAGCGGGTAGAGGTGGTGCAGGCTGATTTTAGGAAATACAGGTCTTCGGATAAATTCGACGTAATTGTTTCTAATCCTCCTTATTTTGTCGATTCGCTGGAATGTCCGGATCGTCAGAGAACCGCGGCGCGTCACAATAATTCTTTGAGCTATGAAGATTTGTTGGAAGGAGTAAGCGGATTATTGACAGAAAACGGATTTTTTACAGTGGTGATTCCGGCAGATGTAGCTGAACGGGTAAAAAAGATAGCTTCTATAAAGAAATTATATGCAGTCCGTCAACTGAATGTAATCACTAAACCCGGCGGTATTCCGAAACGTGTTTTGATTACTTTTTCTTTTTCCAATCAAGAGTGCATTGTAGAAGAACTATTGACAGAACTGGCTCGTCATCAATATAGTGAGGAATATATGACGCTAACCCGGGATTATTATTTGAACATGTAA
- the lon gene encoding endopeptidase La, which translates to MKERYLLEDGGDNSFSLITDYDGNDEQAFDVNVKSGEILPVLPLRNMVLFPGVFLPITVGRKSSLKLVRDADKKHKDIAVVCQRSAHTEDPKLEDLHNIGTVGRIVRILEMPDQTTTVILQGMKRLSLTSIIETHPYLKGEIELLEEDVPGKDDKEFQALVETCKDLTMRYIKSSDVMHQDSSFAIKNINNSMFLVNFICSNLPFKKDEKMDLLSINSLRERTYHLLEILNREVQLAEIKASIQMRAREDIDQQQREYFLQQQIKTIQDELGGGGQEQEIEEMRQKAERMRWNLEVRDTFMKELAKLERTHPQSPDYSVQLNYLQTMLNLPWGTYTTDNLNLKNAEKTLNKDHYGLEKVKERILEHLAVLKLKGDMKSPIICLYGPPGVGKTSLGKSIASALKRKYVRMSLGGVHDEAEIRGHRKTYIGAMPGRIIKSLIKAGASNPVFILDEIDKVSADRQGDPSSALLEVLDPEQNTSFHDNFLDVDYDLSKVLFIATANNLNTIPGPLLDRMELIEVSGYITEEKVEIARKHLLPKELEANGLKKTDIKLPKDTLEAIIESYTRESGVRELEKKIGKILRKSARQYATDGYFAKTEIKPTDLYDFLGAPEYTRDKYQGNDYAGVVTGLAWTAVGGEILFVETSLSRGKGGRLTLTGNLGDVMKESAMLALEYIKAHASVLSLNEEIFDNWNIHIHVPEGAIPKDGPSAGITMATSLASALTQRKVKANIAMTGEITLRGKVLPVGGIKEKILAAKRAGIKEIIMSAENKKNIDEIQDIYLKGLTFHYVNDIKEVFAIALTNEKVADPIDLSVKKPSQE; encoded by the coding sequence ATGAAAGAAAGATATTTATTGGAAGATGGAGGCGATAACAGCTTCTCGCTAATCACAGACTATGATGGGAACGATGAACAAGCATTTGATGTAAATGTGAAATCTGGTGAAATTCTTCCGGTACTCCCCTTACGTAATATGGTATTGTTTCCTGGAGTATTCCTGCCGATCACGGTAGGCCGTAAGTCTTCACTGAAACTCGTACGAGATGCTGACAAGAAACATAAAGATATTGCAGTAGTATGCCAGAGATCGGCACATACAGAAGATCCGAAACTGGAAGATTTACACAATATCGGTACCGTAGGACGAATTGTGCGGATATTGGAAATGCCCGATCAGACAACAACTGTCATTCTTCAGGGAATGAAACGTTTAAGTCTGACTAGCATCATCGAAACTCATCCGTACCTGAAAGGTGAAATAGAACTTTTGGAGGAAGATGTCCCTGGCAAAGATGATAAAGAGTTTCAAGCCCTGGTGGAAACTTGCAAGGACTTGACAATGAGATACATCAAATCATCAGATGTGATGCATCAGGATTCGTCGTTTGCTATTAAAAATATCAACAACTCAATGTTCCTGGTCAATTTCATCTGCTCAAACCTGCCGTTCAAGAAAGATGAGAAGATGGACTTGTTGAGCATCAACTCATTGCGTGAACGCACTTATCACTTACTGGAAATTCTGAACCGTGAAGTGCAGTTGGCAGAAATCAAGGCATCCATCCAAATGCGTGCCCGCGAAGATATCGACCAGCAACAACGCGAATACTTCCTGCAACAGCAGATCAAGACCATCCAGGATGAACTGGGTGGCGGCGGTCAGGAGCAGGAAATAGAGGAAATGCGCCAGAAGGCAGAAAGAATGCGCTGGAATTTAGAAGTCAGAGACACGTTCATGAAAGAACTTGCCAAACTGGAACGCACTCATCCGCAATCTCCGGATTACAGCGTACAGCTCAACTATCTGCAAACGATGCTCAATCTCCCATGGGGTACTTATACAACTGACAATCTGAACCTTAAAAACGCAGAAAAGACGTTGAACAAAGATCATTACGGACTGGAGAAAGTAAAAGAACGTATTTTAGAACATCTAGCCGTATTGAAGCTGAAAGGTGATATGAAATCACCGATTATCTGTTTGTATGGCCCTCCGGGAGTGGGTAAAACATCTCTTGGAAAATCCATCGCATCTGCGCTCAAACGGAAATATGTACGTATGTCTTTAGGCGGTGTGCATGACGAAGCAGAGATTCGCGGTCATCGTAAGACTTATATTGGCGCTATGCCGGGACGAATCATCAAGAGCTTGATAAAAGCCGGTGCTTCTAATCCTGTTTTCATCTTGGATGAAATAGACAAGGTCAGTGCTGACCGTCAGGGGGACCCTTCTTCTGCATTACTGGAAGTGCTCGACCCGGAACAGAATACATCTTTCCATGATAACTTCCTGGATGTAGACTATGACCTCTCCAAGGTATTGTTTATTGCAACAGCCAATAACCTGAATACAATCCCCGGCCCGTTGCTCGACCGTATGGAATTGATTGAGGTAAGCGGATATATCACAGAAGAAAAAGTAGAGATTGCCCGCAAGCATCTGCTCCCCAAAGAATTGGAAGCCAACGGACTTAAAAAGACAGATATTAAACTTCCCAAAGATACACTGGAAGCCATAATCGAGTCATATACCCGTGAAAGCGGTGTTCGTGAGCTGGAAAAGAAGATCGGTAAGATTCTTCGCAAATCAGCCCGTCAATATGCTACGGACGGTTATTTCGCCAAGACGGAAATCAAACCGACAGATTTGTATGATTTCCTTGGAGCACCGGAATATACACGCGACAAGTATCAGGGAAATGATTACGCAGGTGTAGTCACCGGATTGGCATGGACAGCTGTCGGAGGCGAAATCTTATTTGTAGAAACCAGTTTAAGCCGGGGCAAGGGCGGACGTCTTACATTGACCGGTAACCTGGGAGATGTGATGAAAGAATCTGCTATGCTGGCACTTGAATATATCAAGGCGCATGCTTCTGTCCTTAGTCTGAATGAAGAGATTTTTGATAACTGGAATATCCATATCCACGTTCCTGAAGGGGCTATTCCGAAAGATGGTCCGTCAGCAGGTATCACGATGGCCACTTCACTGGCTTCTGCCCTGACTCAAAGAAAAGTGAAAGCCAACATTGCCATGACGGGAGAAATCACTCTTCGCGGCAAAGTGCTTCCTGTGGGTGGCATCAAGGAGAAGATATTGGCAGCCAAACGTGCCGGAATCAAGGAAATCATCATGAGTGCCGAGAACAAAAAGAACATAGATGAAATTCAAGATATTTATTTGAAAGGACTGACTTTCCACTATGTAAACGATATAAAAGAGGTATTCGCTATTGCATTGACTAACGAGAAAGTAGCGGATCCTATTGATTTATCTGTTAAGAAACCCAGCCAGGAATGA
- a CDS encoding efflux RND transporter periplasmic adaptor subunit, which translates to MDIKLEKKPWYIRYRYYLIGGLLFAAFLIYVITLSLGPRKLRIDAENIQIAEVKESDFMEYVDVEGLIQPILTIKINTRETGSVERIVGEEGSLLQQGDTILILSNPDLLRNIEDQRDEWEKQMITYQEQEIEMEQKSLNLKQQALTNSYELERLKKSIALDREEFQMGVKSKAQLQVAEDEYCYKQKNAALQQESLRHDSAVTMIRKELIRNDRERERKKYERTRERLNSLVVTAPLKGQLSFVKVTPGQQVSSGESIAEIKVLDQYKIHTSLSEYYIDRITTGLPATVNYQGNKYPLKITKVVPEVKDRMFDIDLIFTGDMPDNVRVGKSFRVQIELGQPEQALIIPRGNFYQFTGGQWIYKVNASKTKAVRVPLNIGRQNPQQYEIVEGLQPGDWVITTGYDTFGDAEELILK; encoded by the coding sequence ATGGATATAAAATTAGAAAAGAAACCGTGGTACATTCGTTACAGATACTATCTGATAGGAGGGCTTTTATTTGCCGCCTTTTTGATTTATGTGATTACTTTGTCTTTAGGTCCCAGAAAACTACGGATAGATGCCGAAAATATACAGATTGCAGAAGTGAAAGAGTCTGATTTCATGGAATATGTAGATGTGGAAGGGCTCATTCAGCCTATACTGACCATCAAGATCAATACTCGTGAAACTGGAAGCGTGGAAAGGATTGTCGGTGAAGAGGGAAGTTTGCTTCAGCAGGGAGACACCATTCTTATTCTTTCCAATCCCGATTTGCTCCGCAATATTGAAGACCAGCGTGACGAATGGGAAAAGCAAATGATTACCTATCAGGAGCAGGAGATTGAAATGGAACAAAAAAGTCTGAACTTGAAACAGCAAGCCCTGACAAATAGCTACGAATTGGAACGCCTGAAAAAAAGCATCGCTCTCGACCGCGAAGAATTTCAGATGGGAGTGAAGAGTAAGGCGCAGTTGCAGGTAGCTGAAGATGAATATTGTTACAAACAGAAAAACGCAGCCCTGCAACAAGAGAGCTTGCGACATGATTCTGCTGTCACGATGATACGTAAGGAATTGATTCGTAACGACCGGGAGCGGGAACGGAAAAAGTACGAACGTACTCGCGAACGACTGAATAGCTTGGTGGTCACAGCTCCACTGAAAGGTCAGCTTAGTTTCGTAAAGGTCACTCCGGGGCAGCAGGTTTCCTCCGGTGAAAGCATTGCTGAAATAAAAGTGCTCGATCAATACAAAATCCATACTTCACTTAGCGAATATTATATCGACCGGATCACCACCGGACTACCGGCTACCGTGAACTATCAAGGAAACAAATATCCGCTGAAAATAACAAAAGTGGTTCCCGAAGTGAAAGATCGTATGTTTGATATTGATCTTATTTTTACCGGAGATATGCCCGATAATGTAAGAGTCGGCAAGAGCTTCCGGGTACAGATTGAATTGGGACAGCCGGAGCAAGCGCTCATTATTCCGCGAGGCAACTTCTATCAGTTTACAGGCGGACAATGGATTTATAAAGTAAATGCATCAAAGACAAAAGCAGTTCGCGTGCCATTGAATATTGGTCGACAGAATCCGCAACAATATGAAATAGTAGAAGGTTTACAGCCGGGAGATTGGGTTATTACCACCGGATATGATACCTTTGGCGATGCGGAAGAATTGATCTTGAAATGA